The Burkholderia pyrrocinia genome has a segment encoding these proteins:
- the xdhA gene encoding xanthine dehydrogenase small subunit: MSEPIRFYHRHAIREVSGADVTRTVLQYLREDAHCTGTKEGCAEGDCGACTVVVGELTDAGAVEFKAVNACIQFLPTLDGKALLTVEDLRQPDGALHPVQQAMVDCHGSQCGFCTPGFVMSMWALYEKHGHEGCGSACTKAKDVPTRTEIADALTGNLCRCTGYRPIVDAAVQMFDAPAPSAPVDTAALARTLASLKRDDTFDYATINGARFAAPRTLDALAALKAERPDARILAGSTDIGLWVTKQMRRLDDLIYVGQIAELQRVVERGDWIEIGAGVTVENAYAALAGTYPELTEMWKRFASLPIRNAGTLGGNVANGSPIGDSMPGLIALGARVVLRGGDTVRELPLEALYTGYQQKDMAPHEFVVGVKVPTRSGARAKLQFRTYKLSKRFDSDISAVCAAFAFIADGDTIREPRIAFGGMAATPKRATQTEAVLDGALWHEATAQAAMQALERDYQPLSDMRATSTYRLDTAKNLMYRFWLETRPHDPLPPQALNVREVAAEVGTDAARV; encoded by the coding sequence ATGAGTGAGCCGATCCGCTTCTACCATCGTCACGCGATCCGCGAAGTCAGCGGCGCGGACGTCACCCGCACCGTGCTGCAGTACCTGCGCGAGGACGCGCATTGCACCGGCACCAAGGAAGGCTGCGCGGAAGGCGACTGCGGCGCGTGCACGGTCGTCGTCGGCGAGCTGACCGACGCCGGCGCGGTCGAGTTCAAGGCCGTCAACGCGTGCATCCAGTTCCTGCCGACGCTCGACGGCAAGGCGCTGCTGACGGTCGAGGACCTGCGCCAGCCGGACGGCGCGCTGCATCCGGTGCAGCAGGCGATGGTCGACTGCCACGGTTCGCAATGCGGGTTCTGCACGCCCGGCTTCGTGATGTCGATGTGGGCGCTGTACGAGAAGCACGGCCACGAAGGCTGCGGCAGCGCGTGCACGAAGGCGAAGGACGTGCCGACGCGCACCGAGATCGCCGACGCGCTGACGGGCAACCTGTGCCGCTGCACCGGCTATCGCCCGATCGTCGATGCGGCCGTGCAGATGTTCGATGCACCGGCGCCGTCGGCGCCGGTCGACACCGCCGCGCTGGCCCGCACGCTCGCATCGCTCAAGCGCGACGACACATTCGACTACGCGACGATCAACGGCGCGCGCTTCGCGGCGCCGCGCACGCTCGACGCGCTGGCCGCGCTGAAGGCCGAGCGGCCCGATGCGCGCATCCTCGCGGGCAGCACCGACATCGGCCTGTGGGTCACGAAGCAGATGCGCCGGCTCGACGACCTGATCTACGTCGGCCAGATCGCCGAACTGCAGCGCGTCGTGGAGCGCGGCGACTGGATCGAGATCGGCGCGGGCGTGACGGTCGAGAACGCGTATGCGGCACTGGCCGGCACGTATCCGGAGCTGACCGAGATGTGGAAGCGCTTCGCGTCGCTGCCGATCCGCAACGCGGGCACGCTCGGCGGCAACGTCGCGAACGGCTCGCCGATCGGCGATTCGATGCCCGGCCTGATCGCGCTCGGTGCGCGCGTCGTGCTGCGCGGGGGCGACACGGTGCGCGAGCTGCCGCTCGAGGCGCTCTACACGGGCTACCAGCAGAAGGACATGGCGCCGCACGAATTCGTCGTCGGCGTGAAGGTGCCGACCCGCAGCGGCGCGCGCGCAAAGCTGCAGTTCCGCACGTACAAGCTGTCGAAGCGGTTCGACTCCGACATCTCGGCCGTGTGCGCGGCGTTCGCGTTCATCGCGGACGGCGACACGATCCGCGAGCCGCGCATCGCGTTCGGCGGGATGGCCGCGACGCCGAAGCGCGCGACGCAAACGGAAGCCGTGCTCGACGGCGCGCTGTGGCACGAAGCCACCGCGCAGGCCGCGATGCAGGCGCTCGAGCGCGACTACCAGCCGCTGTCCGACATGCGCGCGACGAGCACGTACCGCCTCGATACCGCGAAGAACCTGATGTATCGCTTCTGGCTGGAGACGCGCCCGCACGACCCGCTGCCGCCGCAAGCCCTGAATGTGCGTGAAGTGGCCGCGGAAGTCGGCACCGACGCGGCGCGCGTCTGA